In Zingiber officinale cultivar Zhangliang chromosome 1A, Zo_v1.1, whole genome shotgun sequence, a genomic segment contains:
- the LOC122038545 gene encoding protein NEOXANTHIN-DEFICIENT 1-like encodes MEESRAGSSSSSSSPSGYALGPPWLFRGRALYQLHLVKAEIVRAFIPKEFKLVEAFGYTLGGLFLAHYDESPAGVFDELVVLAGIVWNPPTSCAWASRVLVNSHEACRHGRKEIGLPSHVAIFSKKNRKALEQPLNKSQISSIHPKLEDDKEIQVHEMEDTSQISICNISLPIAGYSWMGPKIKISLPSFSGQTVYNPNLLKYSCQVECRVRAVEAAKISRLMIAKATITEPENSFDNFKAKEKKYGDRLATEDVGRDQSIEVLLSKPVMALEFNFLKMQVEAPIIIHSESRT; translated from the exons ATGGAGGAATCAAGAGCaggttcttcctcttcttcttcttctccttcaggGTATGCCCTGGGGCCGCCATGGTTGTTTAGGGGAAG AGCATTGTATCAGTTACATTTGGTTAAAGCAGAGATTGTTCGGGCGTTCATCCCCAAGGAGTTTAAGCTGGTTGAAGCATTTGG ATATACACTTGGGGGGCTGTTTCTGGCTCACTATGATGAGAGCCCAGCTGGAGTTTTTGATGAG CTCGTTGTACTTGCTGGTATTGTGTGGAATCCTCCAACATCATGCGC GTGGGCTTCTAGAGTGCTTGTGAACAGCCATGAGGCTTGCAGACATGGTAGAAAG GAAATAGGTCTCCCAAGCCATGTTGCTATTTTCTCCAAG AAAAACAGAAAAGCTTTAGAGCAACCATTAAATAAGAGCCAAATAAGTTCTATTCATCCAAAACTGGAAGACGATAAAGAGATTCAAGTACATGAGATGGAGGATACTTCCCAAATATCCATTTGTAACATCAGTTTACCTATTGCGG GTTACAGCTGGATGGGTCCAAAGATCAAGATATCACTACCAAGTTTTAG TGGCCAGACAGTATACAACCCTAATCTTCTTAAGTACTCCTGCCAAGTTGAATGCAG GGTGAGAGCTGTGGAGGCTGCTAAAATATCGAGACTAATGATTGCTAAAGCTACTATTACTGAACCTGAAAACTCATTTGACAATTTTAAagcaaaagagaaaaaatatggGGACAGATTAGCCACTGAAGATGTTGGACGTGACCAAAGCATTGAGGTGTTACTGTCTAAGCCTGTAATGGCTCTGGAATTCAATTTTCTGAAAATGCAAGTTGAAGCTCCCATAATCATCCATTCAGAATCTCGAACCTAG
- the LOC122038547 gene encoding DDRGK domain-containing protein 1-like, with the protein MEGMFVGILSMLLVFVLFPLLWWRSRQIARIPHDHEDDPQPLQAERVVRPSGARRMRRRPSAASSSFASTSEEVLVQSDEEILEADHVNKASKKKEKKKQEREAQRQAEDVGRESRQKKQDRYAEMQRRKDEEREAQERLMEEEAMAWRAKEEEIAVLEFEKWKGEFSVDAEGTTENVMQDDNQSLLSTFVEYIMNQKCVPLEDLAAEFKLRTQDCINRIISLENTGRLSGVMDDRGKYIYISPEEMKTVADYIKRQGRVSISHLASKSNQFIDLEPKPQLNDHVTDGISVA; encoded by the exons ATGGAGGGGATGTTTGTAGGGATTCTATCGATGCTTCTCGTGTTCGTTCTCTTCCCACTCCTTTGGTGGAGGAGTCGTCAGATTGCGCGGATACCTCACGACCACGAAGACGATCCTCAACCCCTTCAG GCTGAAAGAGTTGTTCGTCCTTCAGGTGCTCGCCGCATGCGTCGCAGGCCTTCTGCTGCCAGCTCATCTTTTGCTTCCACCAGTGAAG AAGTTCTTGTTCAAAGTGATGAAGAGATTCTGGAAGCTGATCATGTCAATAAAGCatcaaagaaaaaagaaaagaagaaacaagAGCGGGAAGCACAACGACAA GCTGAGGATGTCGGGCGTGAATCAAGACAAAAGAAGCAAGATCGTTATGCTGAAATGCAGAGGAGGAAGGACGAAGAGCGTGAAGCACAAGAACGCTTGATG GAAGAAGAAGCCATGGCTTGGAGAGCTAAAGAGGAAGAAATTGCAGTTTTGGAGTTTGAAAAGTGGAAAGGAGaattttctgttgatgctgaGGGTACAACTGAGAATGTGATGCAAGACGACAACCAAAGTTTGCTTTCTACTTTTGTAGAATACATCATG AACCAGAAATGTGTACCTCTAGAAGACCTTGCTGCAGAATTCAAGCTGCGAACCCAG GATTGCATCAACCGCATAATCTCGTTGGAGAACACGG GGAGGTTATCGGGCGTGATGGATGACCGTGGTAAGTATATCTACATATCACCCGAGGAGATGAAAACTGTGGCAGATTACATCAAGCGGCAAGGAAGAGTCAGCATCTCACATCTTGCTAGTAAATCCAATCAATTCATTGATTTGGAGCCTAAGCCTCAATTAAATGACCATGTGACGGATGGAATATCTGTGGCGTAG
- the LOC122038546 gene encoding phospholipase A2-alpha-like, with protein MAGSRALVLLFLNLFLALSLLFSSSPADGLNIGVQSVNPGGLSASKEQCSRKCESSHCTVPPFLRYGKYCGILYSGCPGEKPCDALDACCMVHDACVQRKNDYLSQECNENFLNCIETVKGSGKGTSRGNKCMVEEVMDVMTLVIEAALLAGRVLHKP; from the exons ATGGCAGGAAGCAGAGCACTAGTCTTGTTGTTTCTGAATCTATTTCTGGCACTGTCATTGCTCTTCTCTTCCTCGCCGGCCGACGGCCTCAACATCGGCGTCCAGTCCGTCAACCCTGGCGGCCTTTCTGCG AGCAAAGAGCAATGCAGCAGAAAGTGCGAGTCTTCTCACTGCACCG ttcctcCCTTCTTGAGATACGGCAAGTACTGCGGCATCTTATACAGCGGCTGCCCTGGCGAAAAGCCATGCGACGCCCTCGACGCCTGTTGCATGGTCCACGACGCCTGCGTGCAGCGTAAAA ATGACTACTTGAGTCAGGAATGCAACGAGAACTTCCTGAATTGCATCGAGACGGTGAAGGGGTCGGGGAAGGGGACGTCTAGGGGTAACAAGTGCATGGTGGAGGAGGTGATGGATGTCATGACACTGGTCATTGAGGCCGCCTTATTAGCCGGTAGAGTCCTCCACAAGCCATAG